One Fibrobacter sp. UWB10 DNA segment encodes these proteins:
- the typA gene encoding translational GTPase TypA — protein MDTSKIRNVAIIAHVDHGKTTLVDQLLKQCGTFHENEEVNERVMDSDNLERERGITILSKNTSVMYKGYRVNIVDTPGHADFGGQVERVLGTVDGVILVVDAFEGPMAQTRFVTQKALEMGLIPIVVVNKIDRDGCNPHGALDKVFDLFCELDANEQQLDFDKVFGSGRKGICKAEMEDPDGDFHILMDKIIERIPAPKGDPNAEPLLQIASLEYSGFLGRLAVGRVQQGTFKPNMTVAQAMTDGKVKNIRIQKILRYEGLTPQPIEEAGPGDIILIAGLDNFDIGDTLSSTSNPVHLPRIHIDPPTISMLFTVNTSPLAGKYGGKFMTGNQLQERLERAHMADPALLVEKVDGASTFKVSGRGILHLTILVENMRRELYEFTIGSPQVIFKNDENGKLLEPIEEFKVEVPSEFSGACIQEINTRKGEMVNMTTDENDRVTLEYLVPSRGLIGIRPKLLSLSKGYAISQSIFKDYEPYKGEIPARVNGVLIAKEPGEAASYALSNLEDRGYLIIGPGAEVYPGMIVGEHNRDVDIIVNVTKGKHLTNMRSKSADDMIQLTPYRRLTLEECVTFINEDECIEVTPEVLRLRKTELDPIKRKQLSKRPAEED, from the coding sequence ATGGATACATCTAAAATCAGAAACGTCGCCATTATCGCCCACGTTGACCACGGTAAAACTACCCTGGTGGACCAGCTCCTCAAGCAGTGCGGAACCTTCCACGAAAACGAAGAAGTGAACGAACGCGTGATGGATAGCGACAACCTGGAACGCGAACGCGGCATCACCATCCTCTCCAAGAACACGAGCGTCATGTACAAGGGCTATCGCGTGAACATCGTCGATACCCCGGGGCACGCCGACTTCGGTGGCCAGGTGGAACGCGTGCTCGGCACGGTGGACGGCGTGATTCTGGTGGTGGACGCCTTCGAAGGCCCCATGGCTCAGACCCGCTTCGTGACCCAGAAGGCCCTTGAAATGGGACTTATTCCTATCGTGGTCGTGAACAAGATCGACCGTGACGGTTGTAACCCGCACGGCGCCCTCGACAAGGTGTTCGATCTGTTCTGCGAACTCGACGCCAACGAACAGCAGCTCGACTTCGACAAGGTGTTCGGTTCTGGCCGTAAGGGCATCTGCAAGGCCGAAATGGAAGACCCGGATGGCGACTTCCACATTTTGATGGACAAGATTATCGAACGCATCCCGGCTCCGAAGGGCGATCCGAATGCAGAACCGCTTCTGCAGATTGCCTCCCTCGAATACTCGGGCTTCCTTGGCCGCTTGGCCGTGGGCCGCGTGCAGCAGGGTACCTTCAAGCCGAACATGACCGTTGCCCAGGCTATGACCGACGGGAAGGTCAAGAACATCCGTATTCAGAAGATTCTGCGCTACGAAGGTCTGACTCCGCAGCCGATCGAAGAAGCCGGTCCGGGCGACATCATTTTGATTGCCGGTCTCGACAACTTCGACATCGGTGATACGCTCTCTTCTACGAGCAATCCGGTGCACCTCCCCCGCATCCATATTGACCCGCCGACCATTTCTATGCTCTTCACCGTGAACACCTCGCCCCTGGCCGGTAAGTACGGTGGAAAGTTCATGACGGGTAACCAGCTCCAGGAACGTCTGGAACGCGCCCACATGGCTGACCCCGCCCTCTTGGTCGAAAAGGTCGACGGCGCTTCTACCTTCAAGGTGTCTGGCCGTGGTATTTTGCACCTCACCATCCTCGTCGAAAACATGCGTCGTGAACTCTACGAATTCACCATCGGAAGCCCGCAGGTGATTTTCAAGAACGACGAAAACGGCAAGCTCCTCGAACCGATCGAAGAATTCAAGGTCGAAGTGCCGAGCGAATTCAGCGGCGCCTGCATTCAGGAAATCAACACCCGTAAGGGCGAAATGGTCAACATGACCACCGACGAAAACGACCGCGTCACTCTCGAATACCTCGTTCCGAGCCGTGGCCTTATCGGTATCCGCCCGAAGCTGTTGTCCCTTTCCAAGGGTTACGCCATCAGCCAGTCCATCTTCAAGGACTACGAACCGTACAAGGGCGAAATTCCGGCCCGCGTGAACGGCGTGCTCATCGCGAAGGAACCGGGCGAAGCTGCAAGCTATGCTCTTTCCAACCTGGAAGACCGCGGTTACCTCATCATCGGACCGGGTGCCGAAGTTTATCCGGGCATGATCGTGGGTGAACACAACCGCGACGTCGACATTATCGTGAACGTGACCAAGGGTAAGCACCTTACCAACATGCGTTCTAAGTCTGCCGACGACATGATTCAGCTGACTCCGTACCGCCGCCTGACTTTGGAAGAATGCGTCACCTTCATCAACGAAGACGAATGCATCGAAGTCACGCCGGAAGTGCTGCGCCTGCGCAAGACCGAGCTCGACCCGATCAAGCGTAAGCAGCTCTCCAAGCGCCCGGCTGAAGAAGATTAA
- a CDS encoding lamin tail domain-containing protein, with product MSPIKTKHANTATAFLCALALWNCGSDSHETSATISKAGTASVALSLQYNTPPLLDSLVLDCYGADTLHYVHSADSALFNMDLFPSDNWTFKAKIYANGALMQMGELSTKLEAGAVVDIPIQMHPIVGFVLVEVPIGLKNESGIASGIMTLVSEDERIEIPMEESTGKLIFNSGMLKLGVEYDVQITLYDADGNAIYDLSDKFLLTEDSPVPNLSLNSLRSKIAISVKPADERRVAITLPLKAGLRKPKTDDLLITEYFSAPGTKDSSLYEFVEIYNGSLDTLLLDDCTLGLGSATSIKQFALTVSEILPGQVLVLGDAASENTPAIHINTDGWSAMSNSKGTVVLQCDGETLDSLYYASSPDSLHTNVVPAVGSGKYNQSGQLNIDHWNMRSDSSAWSLDAPTPGKI from the coding sequence ATGAGTCCTATTAAAACAAAACACGCAAACACCGCCACCGCATTCCTGTGCGCACTCGCCCTCTGGAACTGCGGAAGCGATTCCCACGAAACAAGCGCAACCATCAGCAAGGCAGGCACGGCTTCAGTCGCACTCAGCCTGCAGTACAACACGCCACCCCTGCTCGATAGCCTGGTGCTAGACTGCTACGGCGCAGACACGCTCCACTACGTGCATTCCGCCGACAGCGCCCTCTTTAACATGGATCTTTTCCCGAGCGACAACTGGACGTTCAAGGCCAAGATTTATGCGAATGGAGCACTCATGCAAATGGGCGAACTTTCGACCAAGCTTGAAGCAGGCGCCGTCGTAGACATCCCCATCCAGATGCACCCGATTGTGGGCTTTGTACTTGTCGAAGTGCCAATCGGGCTCAAGAACGAAAGCGGCATCGCAAGCGGAATCATGACGCTAGTCTCCGAAGACGAGCGCATTGAAATTCCCATGGAAGAATCCACAGGCAAGCTCATTTTCAACAGCGGCATGCTCAAGCTCGGCGTCGAATACGATGTTCAAATCACGCTGTACGATGCCGACGGCAATGCCATCTACGACTTGAGCGACAAGTTCTTGCTCACCGAAGACAGCCCGGTGCCAAACCTCTCGCTGAATTCGCTCCGCAGCAAGATTGCGATTTCCGTAAAGCCCGCCGACGAGCGCCGTGTGGCAATCACACTCCCGCTCAAGGCCGGACTCCGAAAACCCAAGACCGACGACTTGCTGATAACGGAATACTTCTCCGCTCCTGGCACCAAAGACAGTTCGCTGTACGAGTTCGTCGAAATCTACAACGGCAGCCTCGACACGCTACTTCTGGACGATTGCACCCTCGGGCTCGGAAGCGCCACCAGCATCAAGCAATTCGCACTGACCGTAAGCGAAATCCTTCCGGGTCAGGTGCTTGTGTTAGGCGATGCCGCCTCCGAAAACACGCCCGCTATCCATATCAACACCGATGGCTGGAGTGCCATGTCCAACAGCAAGGGTACTGTCGTACTGCAATGCGACGGAGAAACGCTCGATTCCCTGTACTACGCTAGCTCCCCCGATTCACTGCACACCAACGTGGTGCCCGCAGTCGGTTCGGGTAAATACAATCAAAGTGGCCAATTGAACATTGACCACTGGAATATGCGTTCGGATTCCTCGGCGTGGAGCCTTGACGCACCCACTCCGGGAAAAATTTAG
- a CDS encoding peptide chain release factor-like protein — MHRDTYLKMTLDELLRACSLKGFQGSGPGGQHRNKTNTGVLLSLREFNLEIKSCEGRSAHENKVHALHRMQMALALQVREPPANPEMPFPGSNGHLQPSNALFPLFVAHVFDIMATKNGDTKAAAAAFNLTPSALVKILRQDKACATKLQGNRKQNGQKALKL; from the coding sequence ATGCATCGCGATACCTATTTAAAAATGACACTCGACGAACTGCTCCGCGCCTGTAGCCTCAAGGGTTTCCAGGGTTCGGGCCCCGGCGGTCAGCACCGCAACAAGACCAATACGGGAGTTCTCCTCAGTTTACGTGAGTTCAATTTAGAAATCAAATCGTGCGAAGGGAGATCCGCGCACGAAAACAAGGTGCATGCATTACACAGAATGCAAATGGCACTCGCCCTGCAAGTCCGCGAACCCCCAGCAAACCCCGAAATGCCCTTCCCGGGGAGCAACGGACACCTGCAACCGAGTAATGCGCTGTTTCCGCTGTTTGTAGCCCACGTTTTCGACATCATGGCTACCAAGAACGGCGATACCAAGGCCGCAGCAGCCGCATTCAACTTGACTCCGAGCGCTCTGGTGAAAATTTTGCGCCAAGACAAGGCCTGCGCCACCAAGTTGCAAGGCAACCGCAAGCAGAATGGACAGAAGGCTCTCAAGCTTTAA
- a CDS encoding C25 family cysteine peptidase has product MKPKVLISLFVALGAMCSFAGVVEDSKSRFVLDDVVVESSVYPCDSVGLSGAKFLPEKATYLDGHDMPYRYYWVALPSNQKPSVSVTDSKTVPLGKSLCAERHDIRTDSAWVYSVGVSDPILRDGLWMTQIRVPLYVKNGSSVSLRKNFRLKVQFSGSKNGVNPGKRALSRVENPIAASRFGTSKAKAIRALRSEAAGSELPTFIAKFRVGDQNVASNSEDGLYAVSYSAIRNALPNSKDLDGIPVDWIRLYGASPDTLADMAPGSSERIPNQIFEIPIEIRDHTPAGHGSSASSNPDKLFNEGDSIIFVGYGNSFWKRCDSENSMFLNGKMDYFHSYSPYSFYQKFLLGYSESGKGLRFDQKVSAPSGEGKDVAWMRYVRAEQDLILRDTYFGKELDWEKATGKEWFWHWHSRKDTTSISFGDNETVRLPGLIEGGKQYVAVSYFPHRSIWAAVATGLEDQSADQELSGYSYKTRMDAINFAMEVNGNRVDRSQMELMPAGNFRMDNPGLVADGNQYRLEMLPNIRQYDRFDGYTVAYQWNPVVDSAEWLLPGASISGVINVPIPSNTMVMKFSNMRPVGFLAASGNFAKDNISAGEDVRYLAVRENVFHSNLVVEGIPNYGDGVLKDLSRPNSKLEYLIITPAEFVAQAKALAEFRNDGSSVGNFATSVVVAEDIYDRYTAGRMSPVAIRNYIAYVYSVCPNFRYVLLAGGGHFDYRDINKKYGVPYIPPFEKEDAVIEDFFGVLDSGETVPYGTFDVDVSVGRLPVVTTTEFENYITKAKDYEKKGSMDYSEWRSTLLHAADDAKNSGVEDKTAHTTYQEKLVRKIDSLGVYKGERWNFKKVYLLDYPEDAAGQKKAAADDLINLLNQGALFTTYFGHGSKTDWASEGLLKPSYLAKLSNKSRYTILGSFSCTVGRFDEGNSRSLSEEFLVAPNVGSIASVGATRETFAQDNFNFGSSLLINALSGNGETIGSAMLKSKRAVGMIQSSSRYNNERYVLLGEPVIRMPSSDLKVTLDKSLDSIKALDRMTLSGTVEGLDNGYVNLELREGRTMKRMALNVSSDSVDVFYDGGLIYSEKIPVKGGRFTTDFVTPRKISIGDTTAEFSAWAYSSNENAVGRSWIRKLVVSGVSDYADSLNDTVPPTIQIQSCYGSGTATDFADGETVKLQSPACLQVVVEDATALDFREQADEGISFEVPGMQEPFHPWPYLEQTSKRAKLRMNFSTVQYPAGNYIFRVYANDVLGNMSTKMINVEITDDMEAGLADVFNVPNPVGKKGTTFYFKNLAVDRDSKVDIFIYNQNGKLVRVIKDAVSGVTHWNGHDNHGRLLANGLYHYVVRSTVSATENFGKKTWTKKQKLLISR; this is encoded by the coding sequence GTGAAGCCCAAAGTTCTTATTTCTCTTTTTGTGGCCCTAGGGGCGATGTGTTCATTCGCCGGAGTGGTCGAAGATTCCAAGAGCCGTTTTGTCTTGGATGATGTTGTCGTTGAATCGAGCGTTTATCCGTGCGATTCTGTTGGTTTGTCCGGTGCAAAGTTCTTGCCCGAAAAAGCGACTTATCTTGACGGCCATGACATGCCGTACAGGTATTACTGGGTGGCGTTACCGTCTAACCAGAAGCCTTCTGTTTCTGTCACCGATTCTAAGACCGTTCCGTTAGGAAAATCCCTGTGTGCAGAACGCCATGATATCAGAACGGATTCTGCCTGGGTTTATTCAGTCGGTGTTTCTGACCCTATTTTGCGCGATGGGCTCTGGATGACCCAAATCCGTGTGCCTCTGTATGTCAAGAACGGTTCGTCGGTTTCGCTACGCAAGAATTTCCGCCTGAAGGTTCAGTTTAGCGGTTCAAAGAATGGTGTCAATCCTGGAAAGCGAGCTCTTTCGAGGGTTGAAAACCCGATTGCGGCTTCGCGTTTTGGAACGTCAAAGGCTAAGGCTATTAGGGCTTTGCGCTCTGAAGCCGCCGGTAGCGAATTGCCGACGTTTATTGCCAAGTTCCGCGTGGGTGACCAGAATGTTGCAAGCAATAGCGAAGACGGCTTGTATGCTGTCAGTTATTCTGCGATCCGTAATGCTTTGCCGAATTCCAAAGATTTAGACGGTATTCCGGTTGATTGGATTCGCCTTTATGGAGCATCGCCTGATACCTTGGCTGACATGGCTCCTGGCTCGAGCGAACGTATTCCGAACCAGATTTTTGAAATTCCGATTGAAATCCGTGACCATACTCCGGCAGGTCATGGCTCTTCGGCCAGCAGCAATCCGGATAAACTCTTTAATGAAGGCGACTCCATTATATTTGTAGGGTACGGAAACAGCTTCTGGAAACGCTGCGACAGTGAAAACAGCATGTTCTTGAATGGAAAAATGGATTATTTCCATTCGTATTCTCCCTATTCGTTCTACCAGAAGTTCTTGCTGGGTTATTCGGAATCAGGAAAGGGACTTCGATTCGACCAAAAAGTGAGCGCCCCTTCGGGAGAAGGAAAAGATGTGGCTTGGATGCGCTACGTGCGTGCCGAACAAGACCTTATTTTGCGTGACACCTATTTCGGAAAAGAGCTGGATTGGGAAAAGGCCACAGGTAAGGAATGGTTCTGGCATTGGCATTCTCGCAAGGATACAACCTCTATTTCGTTTGGTGATAACGAGACGGTTCGATTGCCTGGATTAATTGAAGGTGGCAAACAGTATGTTGCCGTGTCGTATTTCCCGCACCGCTCCATTTGGGCTGCTGTTGCGACTGGATTAGAAGACCAATCTGCAGATCAGGAACTTTCGGGATATAGCTACAAGACCCGTATGGATGCTATCAATTTCGCAATGGAAGTGAATGGCAATCGCGTTGATAGGTCGCAAATGGAACTCATGCCGGCAGGAAACTTCCGTATGGACAATCCGGGGTTAGTCGCGGATGGTAACCAGTATCGCCTTGAAATGCTTCCGAATATTAGACAATATGACCGATTCGACGGATATACGGTTGCATACCAGTGGAATCCGGTGGTTGATTCTGCGGAATGGCTTTTGCCCGGTGCTTCTATTTCGGGGGTAATCAATGTTCCGATTCCTTCGAATACGATGGTTATGAAGTTCTCGAATATGCGACCGGTCGGATTCTTGGCTGCATCGGGAAATTTTGCCAAGGACAATATTTCTGCCGGTGAAGATGTCCGGTATCTTGCCGTACGAGAAAATGTATTCCATTCGAATCTGGTTGTTGAAGGTATCCCGAATTATGGTGATGGCGTGCTCAAGGATTTGTCTCGCCCCAATTCGAAATTGGAATACTTGATTATTACTCCGGCTGAATTTGTGGCACAGGCTAAGGCTTTGGCTGAGTTCCGTAATGACGGATCTTCTGTTGGAAATTTTGCAACCTCGGTTGTAGTTGCTGAAGATATTTATGACCGCTATACGGCTGGCCGTATGTCGCCGGTTGCAATCCGTAACTACATTGCCTACGTTTATTCTGTATGCCCCAATTTCCGCTATGTGTTGCTTGCGGGTGGGGGACATTTCGATTATCGCGATATCAACAAGAAATATGGCGTACCGTACATTCCGCCATTTGAAAAAGAAGATGCCGTGATCGAAGATTTCTTCGGTGTGCTAGATTCTGGGGAAACAGTGCCCTATGGTACATTTGATGTGGATGTTTCTGTTGGTCGCCTTCCGGTTGTAACTACGACTGAATTTGAAAACTATATCACGAAGGCTAAGGATTATGAAAAGAAGGGCTCCATGGATTATTCAGAATGGCGCTCGACGTTGTTGCATGCTGCCGACGATGCCAAGAATAGCGGAGTAGAAGATAAAACGGCTCATACGACGTACCAGGAAAAACTGGTGAGAAAGATTGACAGCTTGGGCGTTTATAAGGGTGAACGCTGGAATTTCAAGAAGGTTTATCTGCTTGATTATCCGGAAGACGCGGCTGGCCAAAAGAAAGCTGCCGCCGATGACCTTATTAATCTGTTGAACCAAGGAGCCCTTTTCACGACTTATTTTGGACATGGTTCCAAGACCGATTGGGCTTCTGAAGGTCTGTTGAAACCGAGTTATCTGGCAAAACTTTCGAATAAATCCCGCTACACGATTCTGGGGTCGTTCTCTTGCACGGTGGGACGTTTTGATGAAGGCAATTCACGTTCTTTGTCCGAGGAATTTTTGGTGGCTCCTAATGTAGGCTCGATTGCCTCGGTTGGTGCGACTCGCGAAACGTTTGCTCAGGATAATTTCAATTTTGGAAGTAGTCTCTTGATAAATGCCTTGTCGGGAAATGGGGAAACCATTGGTTCGGCAATGCTCAAGTCGAAGAGAGCTGTCGGTATGATTCAAAGCTCGTCACGCTACAATAATGAACGTTATGTGCTCTTGGGTGAACCTGTGATCCGCATGCCGAGTAGCGATTTGAAGGTTACTTTGGATAAATCGCTGGATTCGATTAAGGCTCTTGACCGCATGACTTTGTCGGGTACGGTTGAAGGTTTGGATAACGGCTATGTGAACCTGGAACTTCGCGAAGGTCGCACAATGAAGCGTATGGCATTGAATGTTTCCAGCGATTCTGTCGACGTGTTCTACGATGGCGGTTTGATTTATTCCGAAAAAATTCCTGTCAAAGGTGGAAGATTCACTACGGATTTTGTGACTCCCCGCAAGATTTCGATTGGCGACACAACAGCTGAATTCAGCGCTTGGGCTTATTCTTCGAATGAAAACGCTGTTGGTCGTTCCTGGATTAGGAAGCTAGTTGTCAGCGGAGTTTCGGATTATGCCGATTCTCTGAACGATACGGTACCGCCGACTATTCAGATTCAGTCCTGCTACGGTAGCGGAACGGCGACGGACTTTGCCGATGGCGAAACGGTCAAGTTGCAATCTCCGGCATGCTTGCAGGTGGTTGTCGAAGATGCGACTGCGCTTGACTTTAGGGAACAGGCTGACGAAGGTATTTCGTTTGAAGTTCCGGGCATGCAGGAACCGTTCCACCCGTGGCCTTATTTGGAACAGACTTCAAAGCGTGCAAAACTGCGCATGAATTTTAGCACGGTGCAGTATCCGGCTGGCAATTACATATTCAGAGTGTATGCAAACGATGTCTTGGGTAATATGAGCACCAAGATGATCAATGTTGAAATTACTGACGATATGGAAGCTGGCCTTGCCGACGTATTCAATGTTCCGAATCCGGTGGGCAAAAAAGGCACTACGTTCTACTTCAAGAATTTGGCTGTGGATCGCGACAGCAAGGTCGATATCTTTATCTACAACCAAAATGGCAAACTGGTTCGCGTGATTAAGGATGCGGTTTCGGGCGTTACGCATTGGAACGGCCACGACAATCACGGCCGCCTGCTTGCAAACGGTCTGTACCACTACGTGGTTCGTAGCACCGTGTCTGCTACCGAGAATTTCGGAAAGAAAACTTGGACTAAAAAACAGAAATTATTGATTTCGAGGTAA
- the metK gene encoding methionine adenosyltransferase produces MAHYLFTSESVSKGHPDKVCDQISDAILDACLAQDPNSRVACETLVNTGLVVISGEITTKAVIDYQQIARKTIKGIGYVNPELAFDYKGCSVLVAMDKQSPDIAQGVDAKAADGKEDDKQGAGDQGMMFGYAVNETKELMPLPISLAHKLMEEIQNLREKGKIKWLRPDAKSQVTVEYDENDKPVRVDTVVISTQHDEFVNGKELKHATIEKEIIEKLIKKVIPAKLLDKKTRYLVNPTGKFVVGGPHGDCGLTGRKIIVDTYGGMGRHGGGAFSGKDPSKVDRSAAYAARYVAKNIVAAGLAYRCEVQLAYAIGYSKPVSVLVNTFGTGKISDREIEAIVAKTFDLSPAGIVKMLDLKKPGYQSTAALGHFGRTGARFTWEKTDKAATLKKLAKI; encoded by the coding sequence ATGGCACATTATCTCTTTACTTCTGAATCGGTGTCCAAGGGACACCCGGACAAAGTTTGCGACCAGATTTCTGACGCTATCCTCGACGCTTGCCTTGCGCAAGACCCGAATAGTCGCGTCGCTTGCGAAACGCTCGTGAACACGGGCCTCGTCGTGATTTCCGGCGAAATCACCACCAAGGCCGTGATTGACTACCAGCAGATTGCACGCAAGACCATCAAGGGTATCGGCTACGTGAATCCGGAACTCGCCTTCGACTACAAGGGCTGCTCCGTGCTCGTCGCTATGGACAAGCAGTCTCCGGACATCGCTCAAGGCGTGGACGCCAAGGCCGCAGACGGTAAGGAAGATGACAAGCAGGGTGCCGGTGACCAGGGCATGATGTTCGGCTACGCCGTCAACGAAACTAAGGAATTGATGCCGCTCCCGATTAGCCTCGCCCACAAGCTCATGGAAGAAATCCAGAACCTCCGCGAAAAGGGCAAAATCAAGTGGCTCCGCCCGGACGCCAAGTCCCAGGTGACTGTTGAATATGACGAAAACGACAAGCCGGTCCGCGTGGACACGGTCGTGATTTCTACCCAGCACGACGAATTCGTGAACGGCAAGGAACTCAAGCACGCCACGATCGAAAAGGAAATCATCGAAAAGCTCATCAAGAAGGTGATTCCGGCCAAGTTGCTTGACAAGAAGACCCGTTACCTCGTGAACCCGACCGGCAAGTTCGTGGTCGGTGGCCCGCACGGTGACTGCGGCCTCACTGGTCGTAAGATTATCGTCGACACCTACGGCGGCATGGGCCGTCACGGTGGTGGCGCATTCAGTGGCAAGGACCCGTCCAAGGTTGACCGCAGCGCCGCTTACGCCGCTCGCTATGTGGCAAAGAACATTGTGGCTGCAGGCCTCGCCTACCGTTGCGAAGTCCAGCTCGCTTACGCTATCGGTTACTCCAAGCCGGTGTCCGTTCTCGTGAACACCTTCGGCACGGGTAAGATCAGCGACCGCGAAATCGAAGCCATTGTCGCCAAGACCTTCGACCTCTCTCCGGCCGGCATCGTGAAGATGCTCGACCTGAAGAAGCCGGGCTACCAGTCTACTGCCGCTCTCGGCCACTTCGGCCGCACGGGCGCACGCTTCACTTGGGAAAAGACCGACAAGGCCGCCACTTTGAAGAAGCTCGCAAAAATCTAA
- a CDS encoding type II and III secretion system protein, which translates to MLAILMPLRAAEPAKVVSLDFVDTPIAEVVRSVSLAYDTPVLVDDNLDFKVTFHLDGVGVLEALTELCSANGLELVQQESVFHVRRASVRGEHEFVRQDSLVSISVKDKDVNEFVREFALNSGLNILAGPGLEGRISGELRSLPAETAFRSIMSSHGFRVWRENGILRVNSVNAGKPAREGEGAATNDKIRLWKDGDLFTAEIDDGELSQVLDLLAETAGLNLALYGDIRETVRLKLHEVSLESLFESLFKGRRYSFVLENKTLYVSEGGARNALSTNRLYPLRHIHCEKALAYLGKFSPSPNFVATEVKEQNALLLVGSHFEIQMAVDMLKLIDVPALQVTLSCIVVEFKRGRGFEIGLHSGAARKTAEYDIGARGYFDFMNKDFSVAGAFGKIGLLPDRFELELASLEENNRAEVLARPRLTTLNGNKAELNVTNTVYYLVSQVSADGYPITDYRSFNDGISLELTPSVTQEGRITLEVSPEIKTAGRSSGDGPRDISTRNLKTVVVLDDGETLCLGGLIRKSKSEVRSAVPFLGSIPVIGRLFSYTSEEEEENELAIFITPHVVKAGL; encoded by the coding sequence TTGCTCGCAATTTTAATGCCGTTGCGGGCTGCTGAACCTGCGAAGGTGGTTTCGCTTGATTTTGTGGATACCCCGATTGCAGAGGTGGTGCGTTCGGTTTCGTTGGCCTACGATACGCCCGTTCTGGTCGACGATAATCTCGATTTCAAGGTGACCTTCCATTTGGATGGAGTCGGAGTGCTCGAGGCGCTTACGGAGCTCTGTTCGGCAAATGGGCTGGAACTTGTGCAACAGGAATCGGTCTTTCACGTGCGGCGTGCAAGTGTGCGTGGCGAGCATGAATTTGTGCGTCAAGATTCCTTGGTTTCGATTTCGGTCAAGGACAAAGATGTGAACGAGTTCGTGCGCGAGTTTGCTTTGAATTCGGGCCTGAATATTTTGGCGGGACCCGGGCTCGAAGGCCGCATTTCGGGCGAGCTTCGCTCGTTGCCGGCGGAGACTGCATTTCGGTCAATCATGAGCTCCCATGGTTTTCGGGTTTGGCGTGAAAACGGAATTCTAAGAGTGAATTCTGTTAATGCGGGAAAGCCTGCGCGTGAGGGTGAGGGTGCTGCGACTAACGACAAAATCCGGCTCTGGAAAGACGGCGATTTGTTTACCGCCGAAATCGATGACGGAGAGCTTTCGCAAGTGCTTGATTTGCTGGCTGAGACTGCGGGCTTGAATCTCGCTTTGTACGGCGACATTCGAGAAACCGTGCGGTTGAAGTTGCATGAGGTTTCGCTTGAAAGCTTGTTTGAATCGCTATTCAAGGGGCGCCGCTACAGCTTTGTGCTGGAGAACAAGACGCTTTATGTGTCCGAAGGCGGGGCCCGCAATGCACTTTCGACAAACAGGCTTTACCCGCTGCGGCATATCCACTGCGAGAAGGCGCTTGCGTATTTGGGCAAGTTCTCGCCGAGCCCGAACTTTGTCGCGACCGAAGTCAAGGAACAGAATGCGCTGCTGCTTGTTGGTTCGCATTTTGAAATTCAGATGGCGGTCGACATGCTCAAACTGATTGATGTGCCGGCGTTGCAAGTAACGCTTTCGTGCATCGTGGTGGAATTCAAACGTGGCCGCGGTTTTGAAATTGGGCTCCACAGCGGGGCCGCGCGAAAGACGGCGGAATATGACATTGGCGCCCGCGGCTACTTTGATTTTATGAACAAGGATTTTTCAGTGGCGGGCGCCTTCGGAAAAATCGGGCTCTTGCCAGATCGCTTTGAATTGGAGCTTGCCTCGCTCGAAGAAAACAACCGGGCCGAGGTGCTCGCGCGCCCGCGCTTGACCACGCTCAATGGCAACAAGGCGGAACTCAACGTGACGAACACCGTCTACTACTTGGTGAGCCAAGTGTCTGCCGACGGTTACCCGATTACAGATTATCGTTCTTTTAACGATGGCATTTCGCTAGAGCTTACGCCGTCTGTGACGCAAGAAGGCCGGATTACGTTGGAGGTTTCGCCTGAAATCAAGACGGCGGGGCGCAGCTCCGGCGATGGCCCGCGAGACATCAGCACGCGGAACCTGAAAACGGTCGTGGTTCTCGATGACGGCGAAACGCTTTGTTTGGGCGGCTTGATTCGAAAAAGCAAATCCGAGGTGCGCTCGGCGGTGCCTTTCCTCGGGAGCATTCCTGTTATCGGACGCTTGTTCAGCTATACCTCTGAAGAGGAAGAAGAAAATGAATTGGCCATCTTCATCACGCCCCATGTGGTAAAGGCGGGCTTATGA
- a CDS encoding prepilin-type N-terminal cleavage/methylation domain-containing protein, with protein MRSVNGFTLIELLVAVVAASIVSLVALQVYGSYHRLYLHLYGEYQKETAAILEDLRRINPYDLGPCLRR; from the coding sequence ATGCGCTCGGTGAATGGTTTTACCCTGATAGAGCTCTTGGTTGCGGTGGTGGCGGCCTCAATCGTGTCGCTTGTAGCGCTCCAGGTGTATGGGAGCTACCACAGGCTTTACCTGCACTTGTACGGCGAATACCAAAAAGAAACCGCCGCAATCCTTGAAGATTTGCGGCGGATAAATCCGTATGATTTAGGGCCTTGTCTTAGGCGGTAG